In Hahella sp. KA22, one genomic interval encodes:
- a CDS encoding DUF3800 domain-containing protein encodes MYFLYADESGDVGMSGSPCRYFCLSGFVIHELSWHDTLENIINFRGRLRSQYGLKLREEIHAAEFMHKPGNLSRIPKSVRLRILRDTIDFQAGLNGVSIINVLVDKSKRRADEDIFGIAWTTLIQRFHNTLSKKNFPGPKNSTDYGLLVVDRTEEVKLRALSRRMRRYNPVPKAFGTGAFAIPISTLVEDSVHRDSAHSYFIQLADVNAYFLKQRYDACKYVKKKGAKNYFSRLGSALCTVACNKHPEGIVER; translated from the coding sequence ATGTATTTTCTATATGCAGATGAAAGTGGTGATGTCGGAATGAGCGGGAGTCCTTGCCGCTATTTTTGTCTCAGTGGCTTCGTAATTCATGAGCTGAGTTGGCATGATACCCTAGAGAATATTATAAATTTCAGAGGGAGGCTCAGAAGTCAATATGGACTGAAGCTGCGTGAAGAAATACACGCAGCGGAATTCATGCACAAGCCTGGCAATCTTTCCCGAATTCCAAAGTCAGTGAGATTAAGAATATTGCGCGACACCATTGATTTCCAGGCAGGCCTCAACGGTGTAAGCATCATCAACGTTTTGGTTGATAAATCAAAAAGAAGAGCGGATGAAGACATATTTGGAATAGCCTGGACTACTCTTATTCAAAGGTTCCATAACACATTGTCAAAAAAGAACTTTCCTGGCCCTAAAAACTCTACAGACTATGGACTACTGGTTGTGGATCGTACTGAAGAGGTCAAATTGCGGGCACTTAGTCGTCGTATGCGTCGATACAACCCAGTGCCAAAAGCGTTTGGAACTGGAGCCTTTGCTATTCCAATCTCAACCCTAGTAGAGGACTCTGTTCATAGAGACTCAGCACACTCTTACTTTATTCAGTTGGCCGATGTAAATGCTTACTTCCTAAAGCAACGCTACGACGCTTGTAAGTATGTAAAAAAGAAGGGGGCTAAAAACTATTTCAGTCGCCTTGGGTCGGCGCTCTGCAC
- a CDS encoding acetyltransferase: protein MVKLVLEQLNRSRHERTGFDCGNDEVNNFLRKSANKLQIQQASQTYVLVKEEQTAGLQPIVGFFTLTYSEIRREETPSDEEMKKFPRFPLPAIRLAWLGVDSQYQNTKDRIGAAVLLLALGEAYRIVSNSGLGVAVIVDPLTKQSDSFFKRYGFQEMERDFGNLKSLYIRMTTVKDMLQI, encoded by the coding sequence ATGGTGAAATTAGTATTAGAACAGCTGAATAGATCACGTCATGAACGAACAGGCTTTGATTGCGGGAACGACGAGGTCAACAACTTTTTACGCAAATCAGCTAATAAACTTCAAATTCAACAGGCCAGTCAAACGTATGTACTTGTTAAAGAGGAGCAAACGGCTGGCCTACAGCCTATAGTAGGATTCTTCACACTCACTTACTCTGAAATTAGAAGGGAAGAAACGCCAAGTGATGAAGAAATGAAGAAATTTCCGAGGTTCCCTCTTCCCGCAATTCGTTTAGCTTGGCTCGGAGTTGACAGTCAATATCAGAATACTAAAGATCGTATTGGGGCAGCAGTCCTACTTTTGGCCTTGGGAGAAGCATATAGAATTGTTAGCAACTCTGGTTTAGGTGTAGCTGTCATCGTTGATCCATTAACTAAGCAGAGCGATAGCTTTTTTAAGAGGTATGGATTTCAAGAAATGGAAAGAGATTTTGGAAATCTTAAGTCTCTCTATATCCGCATGACTACTGTGAAAGATATGCTTCAAATCTAA
- a CDS encoding DUF1778 domain-containing protein, which translates to MQSLSRMDLRLDPEIKKLASRASALSGSKSLSEFVIQAIREKSLRTIEEVESLKLSNRAFDDFWAACQQTVPPNDALVAAKRRLNKQVENGEISIRTAE; encoded by the coding sequence ATGCAATCACTATCACGCATGGATCTACGTTTAGATCCTGAAATTAAGAAGCTTGCGTCTAGGGCCTCGGCCTTATCAGGTTCAAAGAGCCTATCCGAGTTTGTTATACAGGCAATCCGTGAAAAGTCTCTGCGAACTATTGAAGAAGTAGAGTCTCTGAAGCTGAGCAATAGAGCATTTGATGATTTTTGGGCAGCGTGCCAGCAAACAGTACCACCAAATGATGCACTTGTAGCAGCTAAACGACGCCTCAATAAACAGGTTGAAAATGGTGAAATTAGTATTAGAACAGCTGAATAG
- a CDS encoding DNA-binding protein: protein MRLNDFTVPGTELTVTGNLRIETEDLGGQTSGTDRANKGIKPKTLTVSLLILKKHASDLTDLVKVAEAEDGAGKLRVYDIVEDTARAMNVRQVQFTGAFVCKDLSPSQAWRVSFTLAEYLSVAEKTEQRRDLSQVEAQQATGETIAAQEDAPAAGETLTGFETFLSKVDKALA, encoded by the coding sequence ATGAGATTGAACGACTTTACCGTTCCCGGGACCGAATTAACGGTGACGGGCAATCTGCGCATCGAGACGGAGGACCTGGGCGGCCAGACCAGCGGCACGGATCGCGCCAATAAGGGCATCAAGCCGAAAACGCTGACCGTGTCCCTGTTGATCCTGAAGAAGCACGCCAGCGACTTAACCGACTTGGTGAAAGTGGCGGAAGCGGAGGACGGCGCCGGCAAGCTACGCGTTTACGACATTGTCGAAGATACTGCGCGAGCGATGAACGTGCGCCAGGTGCAATTCACCGGGGCGTTCGTGTGCAAGGATCTGTCCCCCAGCCAGGCCTGGCGCGTCAGCTTCACCCTGGCGGAATACCTGAGCGTGGCCGAGAAAACCGAACAGCGCCGCGACCTGAGCCAGGTGGAAGCCCAGCAGGCCACCGGGGAAACCATCGCGGCCCAGGAAGACGCGCCCGCCGCAGGGGAAACCCTGACCGGCTTTGAAACCTTTCTGAGCAAGGTGGACAAGGCGCTGGCATGA
- a CDS encoding phage tail assembly chaperone, which translates to MTKRYLENQFGEFVCDCTTYPAHFKTQILAEVEAGAATLSPFDRSAAALADKQRAERAWRDLELKRADIELFKVEDQNSDGQAQRWRAYRCALRDYPQQADFPNGPRPSAPNLRPEAL; encoded by the coding sequence ATGACGAAACGCTATCTAGAAAACCAATTTGGTGAGTTTGTGTGTGACTGCACCACGTACCCGGCGCACTTTAAAACCCAGATCCTGGCGGAGGTGGAAGCCGGCGCCGCGACGCTGAGCCCGTTTGACCGCAGCGCGGCGGCGTTGGCCGACAAGCAACGCGCGGAACGCGCCTGGCGTGACCTGGAATTGAAGCGCGCGGACATAGAACTATTCAAAGTGGAGGACCAGAACAGCGACGGCCAGGCGCAGCGCTGGCGGGCGTATCGTTGCGCCCTGCGCGACTATCCCCAGCAGGCGGATTTTCCGAATGGACCCCGGCCCAGCGCGCCGAATCTTCGGCCCGAGGCGTTATGA
- a CDS encoding phage tail protein, which translates to MPVITLAGERLIAQKQAAGAPLTIDGFVLANVPGLDPVAPIDRGDFEFNWIGLVSSSDDNAVVAIAHVPLQQKRKTQGGVTGNAITRNFMLEFNGAQSLTDITVSADTWQIDFTARLLGIDERERLSNQDFYGAATFIQDGFKVVRAGGRFALQPGVGYVGGVRIELTEPLAVTVTAWPASIWVDAALVGDVSGVEARLQVIVADQAEGGPDVNGVRHYVAKLADIAIDGVITDRRPLAVTAIKDALKAHKANSDPHPQYLTDGQGRSVASEVAKSALTAHQADADPHAQYLDTDRGKKVAAQVAQGFMGAHMAQADPHPNYLRKDQFTTLISGRKNLLINPYCSVWQTGPAVVSPTHLTYLADGWRLHRANKFNGELNAHLLDNKQGMALTCTAASTRNSLVSVVQYVEASTLQPITRLGKTSNIKAVFKVRFCANYTGKLGVAVHNHDTSLLLGWKALAVTGGATFPFQEVEVAFEFADHHLSTERTGVGISVSVHIEDDSHYGFAAKANNQLRLHAMQLELGETSSEFEPISLHEALAQCQRYYRAVTIPYLQGWTTDQERFTVGSLWYPTMRVPPAVSLLDLHITGGNFVRAEGVTDKNCYLTLEPNGSGHTAVRQGRAILDARF; encoded by the coding sequence ATGCCTGTGATCACCCTCGCCGGGGAACGTTTGATCGCCCAGAAACAAGCGGCGGGCGCGCCGCTGACCATTGACGGTTTTGTGCTGGCCAACGTGCCGGGACTGGACCCCGTCGCCCCTATTGACCGGGGCGACTTTGAATTTAACTGGATCGGTCTGGTGTCCTCTTCTGACGATAACGCGGTGGTGGCCATCGCCCATGTGCCGCTGCAACAGAAGCGCAAAACCCAGGGCGGCGTCACCGGCAACGCGATCACCCGCAACTTTATGCTGGAGTTCAACGGCGCGCAGTCGCTGACGGATATCACCGTCAGCGCCGACACCTGGCAGATTGATTTCACCGCGCGCCTGCTGGGCATCGACGAGCGCGAGCGTTTGAGCAATCAGGATTTTTACGGCGCCGCCACCTTCATTCAAGACGGGTTTAAAGTGGTGCGCGCGGGTGGGCGCTTCGCATTGCAGCCCGGCGTCGGCTATGTGGGCGGCGTGCGTATCGAGCTGACCGAGCCCTTAGCCGTCACGGTCACCGCGTGGCCCGCCAGTATTTGGGTGGACGCGGCGCTGGTGGGAGACGTGAGCGGCGTGGAGGCGCGCTTGCAGGTGATTGTCGCGGACCAGGCCGAAGGCGGCCCCGACGTTAACGGCGTGCGTCACTATGTGGCGAAGCTGGCGGATATCGCCATAGATGGCGTTATTACAGATCGCCGTCCGCTGGCGGTCACTGCGATCAAGGACGCCCTGAAAGCGCATAAGGCCAACTCTGACCCGCACCCGCAATACCTGACCGATGGCCAGGGGCGTAGCGTCGCCAGCGAGGTGGCCAAGTCGGCGTTGACCGCGCACCAGGCGGACGCCGATCCGCACGCGCAATACCTGGACACGGACAGAGGGAAGAAAGTCGCGGCGCAAGTGGCGCAGGGCTTTATGGGCGCGCATATGGCCCAGGCGGACCCGCATCCGAATTACCTGCGCAAGGACCAGTTCACGACGCTGATTTCCGGGCGCAAAAACTTGTTGATCAATCCCTATTGTTCCGTGTGGCAAACCGGCCCCGCCGTGGTGAGCCCCACCCACTTAACGTATCTGGCCGATGGCTGGCGGTTGCATCGCGCCAATAAGTTCAACGGCGAGCTGAACGCGCATTTGCTGGATAACAAGCAAGGCATGGCGTTGACCTGCACCGCCGCGTCCACTCGTAATTCGCTGGTGAGCGTGGTGCAGTACGTCGAGGCGTCCACCTTGCAACCGATCACCCGCCTGGGCAAAACCAGCAACATCAAAGCGGTGTTTAAAGTGCGCTTCTGCGCCAATTACACCGGCAAACTGGGCGTGGCGGTGCATAACCACGACACCAGCCTGCTGCTGGGTTGGAAGGCGTTGGCCGTCACCGGCGGCGCCACCTTTCCCTTTCAAGAGGTGGAAGTCGCCTTTGAGTTTGCGGACCACCACTTAAGCACAGAGCGAACCGGCGTCGGGATTAGCGTGTCCGTGCATATCGAGGACGACAGCCATTATGGATTTGCGGCCAAGGCCAACAACCAGCTGCGCCTGCATGCGATGCAGTTGGAGCTGGGCGAAACGTCCAGCGAATTTGAACCGATCTCATTGCATGAAGCCCTGGCGCAATGCCAACGCTATTACCGCGCGGTGACGATTCCCTACTTGCAAGGATGGACCACTGACCAGGAGCGCTTCACGGTGGGGAGTCTATGGTATCCCACTATGCGCGTGCCGCCGGCGGTCAGTCTGTTGGACCTCCATATCACGGGCGGCAATTTCGTCAGAGCGGAAGGGGTCACCGATAAAAACTGTTATCTCACCCTGGAACCCAACGGCAGCGGACACACGGCGGTCAGGCAAGGCAGAGCCATTTTGGACGCCCGCTTTTAA
- a CDS encoding phage tail protein: MIEIKLPFWLGGEQLAKLARAARRYWERVEHWLRWPLRQIDAETCALGVLNLLAWQRNIARFAGEPERLYRLRVKYAYANAVDAGSIAGFKRIMLRLGVGYVEMEERAPGRDWDVIILRLSDNQLSDNPELLRIILQMYGRTCRRYEFALITPVTVGVRVGEFDWDQQTLTATLPNSLRLTLRLAEPNHDSQQLVARL, translated from the coding sequence ATGATCGAGATTAAATTGCCGTTTTGGCTGGGCGGGGAGCAGCTGGCCAAACTGGCCCGCGCCGCCCGTCGCTATTGGGAGCGGGTGGAACACTGGTTGCGCTGGCCGCTGCGTCAGATCGACGCGGAGACCTGCGCCCTGGGCGTGCTCAACCTGCTGGCCTGGCAGCGCAATATCGCGCGCTTCGCCGGCGAGCCGGAACGACTCTACCGGCTGCGGGTGAAGTACGCCTACGCCAACGCGGTGGACGCCGGCAGCATCGCTGGCTTCAAGCGCATCATGCTGCGCTTGGGGGTGGGTTATGTGGAGATGGAGGAACGCGCCCCGGGGCGGGACTGGGACGTGATCATCTTGCGTCTGTCGGATAACCAGTTAAGCGACAACCCGGAGCTATTGCGCATCATCCTGCAAATGTACGGGCGCACCTGTCGCCGCTATGAGTTCGCCTTGATTACGCCTGTCACGGTCGGCGTGCGCGTGGGGGAATTTGACTGGGACCAGCAAACCCTGACGGCGACCTTGCCGAACAGCCTGCGCCTGACCTTACGCCTGGCGGAGCCTAACCACGATTCACAACAGTTAGTCGCACGACTTTAA
- a CDS encoding baseplate J/gp47 family protein yields the protein MNDHHADFARLVKEAGIPTTEAELKTVWENEVAAQGVAFSNNSEYSPWWRIVSALVTKPVLWLVDLLMTGVLPQMFVKTASGSALDLLAWGVAVERKQAAKARGRVQFTRGDLSGELEIAAGTVIQSASINGRIYRLQTTRAQRFKDGEAHLRVEVEAADTGSGYNLAAGYYAVTPSPIPGVTVTNLDNWLLQPGADRETDDALRLRVRNQFSAVNQWHTDAVYTAIIARFDGVSVDNVFFEHEAPRGPGTANAFILFETGTPDAAFLARIQARISDEGNHGHGDDLQVFAMPETPHDVSADLWADSALDADAREQLRQAVTQFIRAAFRENQDYQPTRTFPFSRFSFSRLAQELHTAFPALLSIDFKTRDITSGMDIPRLKSLTVTLP from the coding sequence ATGAACGATCACCACGCGGACTTTGCGCGCCTGGTCAAAGAGGCCGGCATTCCGACCACCGAGGCGGAGTTAAAAACCGTCTGGGAAAACGAAGTCGCCGCCCAGGGCGTGGCGTTCAGCAACAACAGCGAGTATTCGCCCTGGTGGCGCATCGTGTCGGCGCTGGTGACCAAGCCCGTGCTCTGGCTGGTGGATCTGCTGATGACCGGCGTCCTGCCGCAAATGTTCGTGAAGACGGCCAGCGGCTCCGCCCTGGATCTGCTGGCCTGGGGCGTGGCGGTAGAGCGCAAGCAGGCGGCTAAGGCGCGCGGACGCGTGCAGTTCACCCGGGGCGATTTGTCCGGAGAGCTGGAAATCGCGGCGGGAACCGTCATTCAGAGCGCGAGTATTAACGGGCGCATCTATCGTCTACAGACCACCCGGGCGCAACGCTTTAAAGACGGCGAAGCCCACTTGCGGGTGGAGGTGGAAGCGGCGGACACGGGCAGCGGTTACAACCTGGCGGCGGGCTATTACGCCGTGACGCCGAGCCCCATCCCGGGGGTGACGGTGACCAACCTGGATAACTGGCTGTTGCAGCCCGGCGCGGATCGCGAGACGGACGACGCGCTACGTCTGCGAGTGCGTAACCAGTTCAGCGCGGTGAACCAGTGGCACACCGACGCGGTGTATACGGCGATTATCGCCCGTTTCGACGGCGTCAGCGTGGATAACGTGTTTTTTGAACATGAGGCGCCGCGCGGCCCCGGCACGGCCAACGCCTTTATCTTGTTTGAAACCGGGACGCCGGACGCGGCCTTTTTGGCGCGCATCCAGGCGCGGATCTCCGACGAAGGCAACCACGGCCACGGCGATGACCTGCAGGTGTTCGCCATGCCGGAAACCCCGCACGACGTCAGCGCCGATCTGTGGGCGGACAGCGCCCTGGATGCGGACGCGCGGGAGCAGCTAAGGCAGGCGGTGACGCAGTTTATTCGGGCGGCGTTTCGGGAGAATCAGGACTACCAGCCGACGCGGACCTTTCCGTTTAGCCGGTTTTCCTTCAGTCGCCTGGCGCAGGAATTACACACGGCGTTTCCGGCGCTGTTATCCATTGATTTTAAAACCCGCGATATCACCAGCGGGATGGACATTCCCCGGCTGAAATCGCTGACGGTGACCTTGCCATGA
- a CDS encoding DUF2590 family protein, with protein sequence MADFIDLHIVNNDISLDAIGVPQEISGRASIAQDIKHMIRDSGLLVELIGERNPEKVALNLSRIETRVENDARITPGTAKVTRTDLETVYITAKTLKYGHIEFYL encoded by the coding sequence GTGGCGGACTTTATCGACCTGCACATCGTTAACAACGATATCAGCCTGGACGCTATCGGCGTGCCGCAGGAGATCAGCGGGCGCGCCTCTATCGCCCAGGATATTAAACACATGATCCGCGACAGCGGTCTGCTGGTGGAGCTGATCGGCGAACGCAACCCGGAAAAAGTGGCGCTGAACCTGAGCCGCATCGAAACCCGGGTGGAGAACGACGCCCGCATTACGCCTGGCACGGCCAAGGTTACGCGCACGGATCTGGAAACGGTGTATATCACCGCCAAAACCCTGAAATACGGACACATCGAGTTTTACCTATGA
- a CDS encoding phage tail tape measure protein, translated as MSNKLEKLMFSVSLIDRASGVAGKIQHSLDKLTQHATRGFVQMAAGATGLLGAGVALESMLGPAIEMDRALGEVKSLGVANEALRTLEETALRFSIRYGEAADDFVRSSYDIQSAIAGLSGRELAAFTEAGGVLAKATKSDSATITNYMGTMYGVFQRTAEQMGKAQWVQRLAGQTASAVQMFKTTGAEMAAAFSNLGAEAQSQGVAMAEQMAVLGSLQATMSGTEAGTKYKAFLAGVGNAQKALGLAFTDSQGRLLPMVEILTRIQGKFGDIDTVAKADLLKQAFGSTEAVGLVKLLMQNTQGLAGAIDQLGAQTGMDKARTMAEAMIDPWQRWAAGVNAAKVSLGRAFLPLLQPLLERLTAGAETLTRWTRLFPNLTRLVAIATLTVIGLVAAASAFALAAGVAQLVLAGWHAVLLLGAGAMRAWSLAVSAGRAALFLLQIGTYLAAGAFTAMRAALLTGAAATWAFSTALLANPITWIVLGVVALIAALAALVIYWDEVSAAASAALGWIVEKWTGLRSLIEDNAFLSVVFAPLLAAADLAGWVINSFGKIPDWWAQFTDWLAQLDPFAVIGAGVDWLIDKINAIPGIDLGDGGEIQLSEKVRQERESIQRFAPALDEGRVNQTPPGGFLQQVSNANTTNNRGVTVEKLEVNATGPVNGFMLADELSMAAG; from the coding sequence ATGAGCAACAAACTCGAAAAACTGATGTTCAGCGTGTCGCTGATCGACCGGGCGAGCGGCGTCGCGGGCAAGATCCAGCACAGCCTGGACAAGCTGACCCAGCACGCCACCCGGGGCTTTGTGCAGATGGCCGCCGGCGCGACGGGTTTGCTGGGCGCGGGCGTCGCCCTGGAAAGCATGCTGGGGCCGGCCATCGAGATGGACCGCGCCTTGGGGGAAGTCAAAAGCCTGGGCGTCGCCAACGAAGCCTTGCGCACCCTGGAGGAAACCGCGCTGCGCTTTTCCATTCGCTACGGCGAGGCCGCCGACGACTTTGTGCGCTCCAGCTACGACATTCAAAGCGCGATTGCCGGGCTAAGCGGTCGCGAGCTCGCGGCCTTTACCGAGGCCGGCGGCGTGCTGGCCAAGGCCACCAAATCCGACAGCGCCACGATCACCAATTACATGGGGACCATGTACGGCGTGTTCCAACGTACGGCGGAGCAGATGGGCAAGGCGCAATGGGTGCAACGCCTGGCCGGCCAAACCGCCAGCGCGGTGCAGATGTTCAAAACCACGGGGGCGGAAATGGCGGCGGCCTTTAGCAACCTGGGCGCGGAAGCGCAAAGCCAGGGCGTGGCCATGGCGGAGCAAATGGCCGTGCTCGGCTCGCTGCAGGCGACCATGAGCGGGACCGAGGCCGGCACCAAATACAAGGCGTTCTTAGCCGGCGTCGGCAACGCCCAGAAAGCCCTGGGTCTGGCGTTCACGGATAGCCAAGGCCGCTTATTGCCCATGGTGGAGATCCTGACCCGCATTCAAGGCAAGTTCGGCGACATCGACACGGTGGCCAAGGCGGACCTGTTGAAACAGGCCTTCGGCTCCACGGAAGCGGTGGGCCTGGTCAAGCTGCTGATGCAGAACACGCAAGGACTGGCCGGCGCTATTGACCAGCTGGGGGCGCAGACCGGCATGGACAAAGCGCGGACCATGGCCGAGGCCATGATAGATCCCTGGCAGCGCTGGGCGGCGGGCGTCAACGCGGCCAAGGTCAGCCTGGGGCGGGCGTTCCTGCCTTTGCTGCAACCGCTGTTAGAGCGGTTGACCGCCGGCGCGGAGACCCTGACGCGCTGGACCCGATTGTTTCCGAACCTGACCCGTTTGGTGGCGATCGCCACGTTAACCGTGATCGGGTTGGTGGCGGCGGCCTCCGCCTTCGCCCTGGCCGCCGGCGTCGCCCAGCTGGTCCTGGCGGGCTGGCATGCGGTGCTTTTGCTGGGAGCGGGAGCCATGCGCGCCTGGTCGCTGGCGGTCAGCGCCGGACGCGCGGCGCTGTTCCTGTTGCAGATCGGCACCTACCTGGCGGCGGGCGCCTTTACCGCCATGCGCGCGGCCCTGCTGACCGGCGCGGCGGCGACCTGGGCGTTTTCCACCGCGCTGCTGGCCAACCCCATTACCTGGATCGTGTTGGGCGTGGTGGCGCTGATCGCGGCGCTGGCCGCCCTGGTGATCTATTGGGATGAGGTCAGCGCGGCGGCGTCCGCCGCCCTGGGCTGGATCGTGGAAAAGTGGACCGGCTTACGCAGCCTGATCGAGGACAACGCCTTTTTAAGCGTGGTATTCGCGCCGCTGTTGGCGGCGGCGGATCTGGCGGGATGGGTGATTAATTCGTTTGGAAAGATCCCCGACTGGTGGGCGCAGTTTACTGACTGGCTGGCGCAGCTGGACCCGTTCGCGGTGATCGGCGCCGGGGTGGATTGGTTGATAGACAAAATCAACGCCATTCCCGGGATCGACCTCGGCGACGGCGGCGAGATCCAGCTATCGGAAAAAGTGCGCCAGGAGCGCGAAAGCATCCAGCGCTTTGCGCCGGCCCTGGACGAAGGCCGGGTGAACCAGACGCCGCCCGGGGGCTTTCTGCAGCAAGTCAGCAACGCCAATACGACTAATAACCGGGGCGTGACCGTGGAGAAACTGGAGGTGAACGCCACGGGACCGGTGAACGGTTTCATGCTGGCGGACGAACTGAGCATGGCGGCGGGGTAA
- a CDS encoding putative phage tail assembly chaperone, producing MSNPTTQLIDVTAAGQDFSFNVTREAYNKYVNAVTPNNKIAPSHNFLVGTIAQEQRDALVKLIRDMPGAEVQLAGAVLEEYTPDLGIVAKKRSA from the coding sequence ATGAGCAACCCAACCACCCAACTGATTGACGTTACGGCAGCCGGCCAGGACTTCAGTTTTAACGTGACCCGCGAGGCGTACAACAAGTACGTCAACGCGGTGACGCCTAACAACAAGATCGCCCCCAGCCATAACTTTTTGGTCGGGACCATCGCCCAGGAGCAGCGCGACGCCCTGGTGAAACTGATCCGCGACATGCCCGGCGCGGAGGTGCAGCTAGCCGGCGCCGTGCTGGAGGAGTACACCCCGGATCTGGGCATCGTGGCAAAAAAGCGCAGCGCATAG
- a CDS encoding HP1 family phage holin, with product MHDKAASAAAYASSAVATLFGLSLSQVVALGGLLIAAATFVMNWYYKQKHLDLAREQASQQRNGVNQDEQPNHPTD from the coding sequence ATGCACGACAAAGCCGCGTCAGCGGCGGCTTACGCCAGCTCCGCCGTGGCGACCTTATTCGGTTTGAGCCTGAGCCAGGTGGTCGCCTTGGGCGGGCTGCTGATCGCCGCCGCCACCTTTGTGATGAACTGGTATTACAAACAAAAGCATTTAGACCTGGCCCGCGAGCAGGCCAGCCAACAACGCAACGGAGTTAACCAAGATGAGCAACCCAACCACCCAACTGATTGA
- a CDS encoding TraR/DksA family transcriptional regulator: MARDILDQAAELQEKLNAQALARQLAGSTLGQPSRAVCIDCEDAIPLLRQQLGGVSRCVECEDYYQHAQRQIRQRGRG, from the coding sequence ATGGCAAGGGACATCTTAGACCAAGCCGCCGAGTTGCAAGAAAAGCTTAACGCGCAGGCGTTAGCCCGGCAGCTGGCCGGCTCCACCCTGGGCCAACCCAGCCGCGCCGTCTGCATCGACTGCGAGGACGCCATTCCGCTGCTACGTCAGCAACTCGGCGGGGTCTCCCGCTGCGTGGAATGCGAAGACTACTACCAACATGCGCAACGGCAAATACGCCAAAGGGGGCGTGGATGA
- a CDS encoding DUF2597 family protein yields MSQKRLSGKDIDVMIGDMLVHVEEVTLSIEDATAVTKTRGIPNGYVDGEVSASGDITVDTTNLQTILDAAKAAGSFRALEPFDQVFNGATSGGELRIEAFGCKLRISDLLNAKASGGEQLTHKLAYDVTDPDFVRINGVPYVDASETEKLV; encoded by the coding sequence ATGAGTCAAAAGCGCCTCTCCGGCAAAGACATCGACGTGATGATCGGCGACATGCTGGTGCATGTGGAGGAAGTCACTTTGAGCATTGAGGACGCCACGGCGGTGACCAAAACGCGCGGCATTCCTAACGGCTACGTAGACGGCGAAGTCAGCGCGTCCGGCGATATCACAGTGGACACCACCAACCTGCAAACCATTTTAGACGCGGCCAAGGCCGCCGGCAGTTTCCGCGCCCTGGAGCCGTTCGACCAGGTGTTTAACGGCGCCACCAGCGGCGGGGAACTGCGCATCGAGGCGTTCGGCTGCAAGTTAAGAATTTCGGATCTTCTCAACGCCAAAGCCAGCGGCGGCGAACAGCTGACCCACAAACTGGCCTACGACGTGACGGACCCCGACTTTGTGCGCATTAACGGCGTGCCCTATGTGGACGCGTCGGAAACGGAAAAGCTGGTGTAA